The Pseudonocardia broussonetiae DNA segment GGCCCGCATCCAGTCCGACACCGCGACGACCGGGGCGTCCCCGGCCAGCGCCTCGGCGACGAAGGCCGTGCGGCGCTCGCCGTCGGGGTGGAGCAGGTTGTGCTGCTCGGTCTCGACGCCGTCGCGGCGCAGCTCGCCCCACGACGTCACCGAGAACACCTCGGCCCCGACGCCCCACTGCTCGGCGAGCATGTCGCGCGCCTGCAGCGCCCACGGCACCGCGACGCCCGACGCGAGCAGCCGGACCTGCGGCCCGTCCTCGCGCGCGGTCGTGGCGATCCGGTGGATGCCGCGCAGCAGGCCGTCGACGTCCACGTCCGCGGGCTCGGCCGGCTGCACGTAGGGCTCGTTGTAGACCGTCATGTAGTAGATGACGTTCTCGCCCTCGAGGGTGTCGCCGCCCTCGCCGTACATCCGCCGCAGGCCGTCCTTGACGATGTGCGCGACCTCGTAGGAGAACGCCGGGTCGTAGGCCAGCACGGCCGGGTTGGTGGCCGCGAGCAGCAGCGAGTGGCCGTCGTTGTGCTGCAGGCCCTCGCCGGTGAGCGTGGTGCGCCCGGCGGTGGCGCCGATCAGGAACCCGCGGGCCATCTGGTCGGCGGCGGCCCAGATCGAGTCGCCGGTGCGCTGGAAGCCGAACATCGAGTAGAAGACGTACACCGGGATCATCGGCTGCCCGTGCGTGGCGTACGAGGTGCCGACGGCGGTGAACGAGCCCACCGACCCCGCCTCGTTGATGCCCTCGTGCAGCAGCTGGCCCTGCTCGGACTCGCGGTAGGCGAGCATGAGCTCGGCGTCGACCGAGGTGTACTGCTGCCCGTTCGGGTTGTAGATCTTCTGCGTCGGGAACATGGAGTCCATCCCGAACGTGCGCGCCTCGTCGGGGATGATCGGCACGAACCGGTTGCCGACGTCCTTGTCCTTGATGAGCTCGCGCAGCAGCCGGACGAACGCCATCGTCGTGGCGACCTCCTGCTTGCCCGACCCCTTGCGCACGAAGTCGTAGACCTTGTCGCCGGGCAGCACGAGCGGCTTGGCCGTGACGCGGCGGCTGGGCAGCGGTCCGCCCAGGTTGCGACGGCGCTCCCGCATGTACTGCAGGGCGTCGTCGTCCTCGCCGGGGTGGTAGTACGGCGGCAGGTACGGGTCGGCCTCGAGCTGCGCGTCGGTGATCGGGATGCGCTGGGAGTCGCGGAACTCCTTGAGGTCGGCCAGGGACAGCTTCTTCATCTGGTGCGTGGCGTTGCGGCCGGCGAAGTGCGAGCCCAGGCCGTAGCCCTTGATCGTCTTGGCCAGGATGACGGTGGGCTGGCCGTGGTGCTCCAGCGCCGCCGCGTAGGCCGCGTGCACCTTGCGGTAGTCGTGCCCGCCGCGCTTGAGGTTCCAGACCTGCGCGTCGGTCATCGGCTCGACCAGCGCCTTCGTGCGCGGGTCGCGCCCGAAGAAGTGGTCGCGGACGTAGGCGCCGTCGTTGGCCTTGTAGGTCTGGAAGTCGCCGTCGGGCGTGGTGTTCATGAGGTTGATCAGCGCGCCGTCGCGGTCGGCGTGCAGCAGGGCGTCCCACTCCCGGCCCCACACGACCTTGATGACGTTCCAGCCGGCGCCCCGGAAGAACGCCTCCAGCTCCTGGATGATCTTGCCGTTGCCGCGGACCGGGCCGTCGAGGCGCTGCAGGTTGCAGTTGACGACGAACGTGAGGTTGTCGAGCCCCTCGGTGGCCGCGATCTGCAGCTGGCCGCGCGACTCGGGCTCGTCCATCTCGCCGTCGCCGAGGAAGGCCCACACGTGCTGGTCCTCGGTGTTGGTGAAGCCGCGATCGCCCAGGTAGCGGTTGTAGCGCGCCTGCATGATCGCGTTCATCGGGCCCAGGCCCATCGAGACCGTGGGGAACTCCCAGAAGTCCGGCATCAGCCGCGGGTGCGGGTAGGAGGGCAGCCCGTGGCCGGGGCCGCCGTGGCTGAGCTCCTGGCGGAAGCCGTCGAGGCGGTCCTCGGTGAGGCGGCCCTCGAGGTAGGCGCGGGCGTAGACGCCGGGGGAGGCGTGGCCCTGGATGTAGATCTGGTCGCCCCCGCCCGGGTGGTCCTTGCCGCGGAAGAAGTGGTTGAACCCGACCTCGTAGAGGGTCGCCGAGGAGGCGTAGGAGGAGATGTGGCCGCCGACGCCGATCCCGGGACGCTGTGCCCGGTGCACCGTCATCGCGGCGTTCCAGCGGATCCAGCGGCGGAACGTGCGCTCCGCCTCCTCGTCACCGGGGAACCACGGCTCGCGGTCGGTGGGGATGGTGTTGACGTAGTCGGTGCTGGTCAGCGAGGGGACACCGACGTGGCGCTCCCGGGCGCGCTGCAGCATCCGCAGCATCAGGTAGCGGGCGCGCTGCTGCCCGGCCGCGTCGAGGACCGCGTCGAACGAGTCGATCCACTCCGCGGTCTCCTCCGGGTCGATGTCGGGCAGGTGGGCGGCGAGCCCGTCGCGGATGATGTTGACGCGCGGTGCTCCGCCGGTGGTCTGGCCGGTCAAGGGATCTCCCTGCATGGCGTAGCTCGTGGGGTCTCGGACTCGGTGTCCGTCGGGGTCATCCCCTATCGTGCCCTCCGACGTAGGATCCCGTAACGCGTGGTTGCGCGTCATCGGGTCACGTGTTCGGATTTGAGATCCGGACCGACAGCAGGAGAGTGGGGTACACAGGCGTGGTCGCCGCGGAAGATGCCGGACGGCAGTCCGACATCGCGGGCAAGCTCGGCGTGGAGCCGGGCATGGTCGTCCAGGAACTCGGGTGGGACACCGACGTCGACGAGGCGGTGCGCGACGCCGTCGAGGAGAGAGCGGGCGACGACCTGCTCGACGAGGACGCCGTCGACGTCGTCGATCTCGTGCTGATGTGGTGGCGGGAGGGCGACGGCGACCTCGTCGACGCGCTCGTCGACGCGGGCGGGCCCCTCGCCGAGAGCGGCGTGATCTGGGTGCTCACCCCCAAGACCGGCCGCCCCGGGCACGTCGAGCCCAGCGAGATCGCCGAGGCCGCACCGACGGCCGGGCTCTCCCAGACCTCCAACGTCAGCGTGGGCGACAAGTGGGCCGGGGCCCGCCTGGTCGCCCCGAAGGCGGCCAAGTCCCGCCGCTGAACAGTAGGCTCCTGTTGCCCGAGCAACCGGCAATTCTGGAGAGGCACGTACACATGGCGCCCGAGGTGGGAACCGAAGCCCCCGACTTCACCCTGAAGAACCAGAACAACGAAGAGGTGACCCTCTCGTCGTTCCGCGGCGAGAAGAACGTGCTGGTCGTGTTCTACCCGTTCGCGTTCTCCGGCACGTGCACCGGCGAGCTGTGCGCGATCCGCGACGACCTCCCCACGTTCCAGAACGACGACGTGCAGGTGCTGGGCGTCTCCGTCGACCCCACCTTCTCGCTGAAGGCCTGGGCCGACGCGCAGGGCTACGAGTTCCCCCTGCTCTCCGACTTCTGGCCGCACGGCCGGACCGCGCAGACCTACGGCGTGTTCCACGACAAGGCCGGCATGGCCGTCCGCGGCACGTTCCTCGTCGACAAGACCGGCGTGGTGCGCTTCGCCGAGGTCAACGGGCCCGGCGAGGCCCGCGACCAGGACGTCTGGAAGAAGGCCCTCGCGGCCGTGTGACACCCGCGCCGGGGCCCGAGGGTCCCGGCCCGGCGGGCGCGTAGCTCAGCGGAAGAGCTCTCGGCTTACACCCGAGCGGTCGCAGGTTCGAACCCTGCCGCGCCCACCCTCCTGACCCGCTCTCATCCAGCTCACCGGTCAGCTCGCGAACCGTCATGGGGTCGAACGTGGTGCGAACCGCTGTCACGGTCGCCCATCGCCGGGTCCGGACGGCGCACCGGGCGCCGGCGCGGTAGCGGCGCTGCGGCCGCTGTTCGTCGATGTGCCTCTCGAGGGGGAGTGGTCGTCATCTCACGGCGTATCCGGCGTCGATCGGCATGGCGATACCGGTGACGTAGCGGCATTCCTCGGAGGCGAGGAACAGCACGGCGTTGCTGACGTCGTCCGACTCGACCCAGGGTGTCGGGAGTGCGTTCAGCGTCCGGAAGACGGGCAGGACGTCGGCCTCCGTCGGGTCGTCGAGGTCGGGCCGGAACAGCCGGTAGCTGACCGCGTTCCGCACCATCGGCGTGGCGACGGTGGTGGGGTTGACGGTGTTGACACGGATGGAGTGCTCGGCCAGTTCCAGGGCCAGGGTCCGCATCAGGCCCGTGAGACCGGCTTTCGTGGCGCCGTAGGCGGCCATGTTCGGCACGGACCTCAGCCCGATCGACGAGCTCGCGATGACGATCGCGCCGCCGCCCCGCGCGATGAGGTGCGGGATCGCCGGGCGCACGGTGTGGAACGTTCCGCTGAGGTTGGTGTCGACGACCGCCGCCCAGTTGGCGGGTGTCGTCTGCGCGACGGGACCGGGGATGCCGGAGATGCCGGCGTTCGCCACGACGACGTCCAGTCCGCCGAGCTCGTCGACGCCGCGGTCGACGAGGTCGGCGACGGCGTCGGCGTCCCGGACGTCGGCCACGCCGACGACGATCCGCCGACCGAGTTCCTCGACCAGGCGCACGGTCTCGGCGAGGTCCTCCGGTGTCGCCACCGGCGTCCCCTGCCCGGGGACAGGTCCGGCGACGTCGAACGCGATGATCTCGGCGCCCTCCGCCGCCAGCCGGACGCAGTGGTTGCGGCCCTGGCCCCGAGCCGCCCCGGAGACCAGGGCGATCTTGCCGGTGAAGCGGTTCGTCATGGTGCTTCCCCGCCCGGGACGAGGTCGCGGTCCTTCCAGCCGTCGAGGAGCTTGTCCTGGCCGTCGGTGCCGGGGGTGCCGTAGACGAAGTAGGTCTCGGCGGGCAGGGTGGCGCCGCCGATGGCCAGGCCGGTGTCGAAGTCGGCGAGGTCCCAGGTGACGGTGTCGTGGTCGGGTTCGAACTGGAGGATGCCGGAGTTGCCGAACAGTTCGATGCGGTTGCCGCCGGGTTCGAAGACGTAGAGGAACGCGCCTTGGGTGATGCCGTGGACGTCGGGGCCGGCTTCGATCTGGATGCCGTACTCGCGGCAGAGTTCGGCGGCGTCGGTGTTGTGCTGGGGGACGCCGTACCAGAAGGCGAGGTGGTGCAGGCGGCCCCGGGTGCCGGTCTGGTCGCGCATGACGGCCATCTCGTGGCCGAGGTTGTTGACGCTGAGCCAGGCGCCGATCTCGGTGCCGCCGTCGGCGGCGTCGATGACGCGTTCGCGGGTCTGGAACCCGAGGGTGTGTTCGAAGAGTTCCTTCTGGGTGGTGACGTCGGAGGCCATGAGGTTGACGTGGTCCAGGCGTCGCGGGGGGAGGCCGTGGAGGGGGCGCTTGGAGCGGCGGGTGAGGATCCGGGACTGCAGTGCGGGTGGGGCGGTGTACTTCTCGATGTCCCAGACGAGTTCCATGGGGTGTCCGTCGGGGGAGGTGAAGCCGAAGGTGCGGCCGACGCCGATGTCGCCGGTGGTCCAGCCGGTGCCGAGGCCGGCTTGGTCGAGGGCGGTGGCGCGGCGTTGGAGGGCGTCGGGGGAGGTGGTGCGCCAGCCGATGTTGCCCAGGCCGGGTCGGTCGTGGGCGGTGAGTTTGAGGCTGTGGTGGTAGGGGTCTTCGTAGCAGCGCAGGTAGATCGAGTCCTGGTGGCGGGCGGTCTCGCGCATGCCGAGGAGCCGGGTGAAGAACCAGAGGCTGCCCTCGAGGTCGGGGGTGTGGAGTTCGGCGTGGGCCATGTGCGCCAGCTCGAAGCGGGGGGTCGTGGTCAACGGATCACCTCTCGTGTGCGGTGGGTGGCACTTCGCGCTGACTCAGCGGAAGAGCCCGATGAACTCCGTGCCGTCGGGCAGTCCGTCGCTCGCGACGCCCCGGGCGATGAGGTCGGCGCTGTCGAGACCGAGCCCGTCGAGCACCGCGCGGGTGTCCGAGCCCGGGCGTCCTGCAGGTCGGGTCGCCCGTGCGGGCGTGTGGCTCAGGCGGGCCGACGGACCCGCCATGCGCACCCGGCCCTCGCCCGGGTGCTCGCGTTCGATCGCCAGGCCGCGGGCCCTGGTCACGGGGTCGGTCATGAGGTCGGACTGGTCGACCAGGACGTGCGCGGCGACACCCGCCGCGACGAGTCGATCGACCCACTCCTGGGCCGGGGCCGATGCGAACGTCGTCGCGAGCTGCTCCTCGTCGAGACCGGCGAGGTCCGGTAGGGCGTCCAGACCGCGCGGTGCGCACAGGTAGAACCAGTCGTCGGAGCCGGCGTAGAGCCGGTCGAACGGGCCCCACCCCCTCGCCCGGGGCCCGGCGGGCTCGTCCCACTCCCGGCCCGGGAACGCGACCATGAACGGGAGCTGCAGGAACGTCGCGCTGTGGGTCAGTGAGGACTGGACGTGCTGACCCTCGCCCCCGCGCATCCGGTGGTACAGCGCGAGGAGCGCGCCGAACGCGGCGAGGTTCCCCGACCCGTAGTCGTTGAGCGGGTAGGGCGACATGACGGGTTCGCCGTCTCCGCCCACCCGGACCTGTATCCCGGTCGGACCCTGTCCGAGCTGTTCACGGCCCCGCCACCCGCCGCGGTAGCCCTCGTGCCCGAAGGCGCTGATCGACACGTACACGACGTCGGGGTTGTACGTGCGCACCGACTGCTCGCCGATGCCCA contains these protein-coding regions:
- the aceE gene encoding pyruvate dehydrogenase (acetyl-transferring), homodimeric type, with amino-acid sequence MTGQTTGGAPRVNIIRDGLAAHLPDIDPEETAEWIDSFDAVLDAAGQQRARYLMLRMLQRARERHVGVPSLTSTDYVNTIPTDREPWFPGDEEAERTFRRWIRWNAAMTVHRAQRPGIGVGGHISSYASSATLYEVGFNHFFRGKDHPGGGDQIYIQGHASPGVYARAYLEGRLTEDRLDGFRQELSHGGPGHGLPSYPHPRLMPDFWEFPTVSMGLGPMNAIMQARYNRYLGDRGFTNTEDQHVWAFLGDGEMDEPESRGQLQIAATEGLDNLTFVVNCNLQRLDGPVRGNGKIIQELEAFFRGAGWNVIKVVWGREWDALLHADRDGALINLMNTTPDGDFQTYKANDGAYVRDHFFGRDPRTKALVEPMTDAQVWNLKRGGHDYRKVHAAYAAALEHHGQPTVILAKTIKGYGLGSHFAGRNATHQMKKLSLADLKEFRDSQRIPITDAQLEADPYLPPYYHPGEDDDALQYMRERRRNLGGPLPSRRVTAKPLVLPGDKVYDFVRKGSGKQEVATTMAFVRLLRELIKDKDVGNRFVPIIPDEARTFGMDSMFPTQKIYNPNGQQYTSVDAELMLAYRESEQGQLLHEGINEAGSVGSFTAVGTSYATHGQPMIPVYVFYSMFGFQRTGDSIWAAADQMARGFLIGATAGRTTLTGEGLQHNDGHSLLLAATNPAVLAYDPAFSYEVAHIVKDGLRRMYGEGGDTLEGENVIYYMTVYNEPYVQPAEPADVDVDGLLRGIHRIATTAREDGPQVRLLASGVAVPWALQARDMLAEQWGVGAEVFSVTSWGELRRDGVETEQHNLLHPDGERRTAFVAEALAGDAPVVAVSDWMRAVPDLIRQWVPARFTTLGTDGFGLSDTRPAVRRHFNVDAESIVVAALQSLGAEGALDTSAAAEAAAKYRIDDPRAAGPQTSDSGVA
- a CDS encoding mycofactocin-coupled SDR family oxidoreductase, which codes for MTNRFTGKIALVSGAARGQGRNHCVRLAAEGAEIIAFDVAGPVPGQGTPVATPEDLAETVRLVEELGRRIVVGVADVRDADAVADLVDRGVDELGGLDVVVANAGISGIPGPVAQTTPANWAAVVDTNLSGTFHTVRPAIPHLIARGGGAIVIASSSIGLRSVPNMAAYGATKAGLTGLMRTLALELAEHSIRVNTVNPTTVATPMVRNAVSYRLFRPDLDDPTEADVLPVFRTLNALPTPWVESDDVSNAVLFLASEECRYVTGIAMPIDAGYAVR
- a CDS encoding peroxiredoxin: MAPEVGTEAPDFTLKNQNNEEVTLSSFRGEKNVLVVFYPFAFSGTCTGELCAIRDDLPTFQNDDVQVLGVSVDPTFSLKAWADAQGYEFPLLSDFWPHGRTAQTYGVFHDKAGMAVRGTFLVDKTGVVRFAEVNGPGEARDQDVWKKALAAV
- a CDS encoding DUF3052 domain-containing protein, with protein sequence MVAAEDAGRQSDIAGKLGVEPGMVVQELGWDTDVDEAVRDAVEERAGDDLLDEDAVDVVDLVLMWWREGDGDLVDALVDAGGPLAESGVIWVLTPKTGRPGHVEPSEIAEAAPTAGLSQTSNVSVGDKWAGARLVAPKAAKSRR
- a CDS encoding VOC family protein, with the protein product MTTTPRFELAHMAHAELHTPDLEGSLWFFTRLLGMRETARHQDSIYLRCYEDPYHHSLKLTAHDRPGLGNIGWRTTSPDALQRRATALDQAGLGTGWTTGDIGVGRTFGFTSPDGHPMELVWDIEKYTAPPALQSRILTRRSKRPLHGLPPRRLDHVNLMASDVTTQKELFEHTLGFQTRERVIDAADGGTEIGAWLSVNNLGHEMAVMRDQTGTRGRLHHLAFWYGVPQHNTDAAELCREYGIQIEAGPDVHGITQGAFLYVFEPGGNRIELFGNSGILQFEPDHDTVTWDLADFDTGLAIGGATLPAETYFVYGTPGTDGQDKLLDGWKDRDLVPGGEAP